DNA sequence from the Desulfuromonas sp. TF genome:
GAAAAGGCGGGCCGCATGGTGGTCAAACCGCTGGAGGATTGCAGCGGCCATGGAGTCATCACCCTCACCCGCGATGAACCGAAGCCTCTCGCCCGCTTCAGCGAATCGACGGGGGATGGCGAACGATACGTTCAGGGACAGATGTTTCTGCCCCAGATTGCCGAAGGCGACAAACGAGTTCTGCTTCTCGGCGGTGAAATTCTCGGCTGGATCAGAAGGATACCGGCATCGGGGGATTTCCGCTCCAACGTCAACGCCGGCGGGACCTGTGCCGCCTGCGAACTGACCGAAGGAGACCGCGCCATCTGTGGCCGCATCGGCCGGTGGCTTGTCCGTGAGGGAATTCACCTGGCGGGGGTGGACATCGTCGGCGAAAAGATCCTGGAAGTCAACATCACCAGCCCTTCCTGCCTGAGGGAAATGAACGAGCTTACGGGGGCGAGACTTGAATGCCGCATTCTGGACTATCTCGAGGCACTTCGGCCCCACTGAAAAAAACAGGCCTCGGGCAGGAGCCGAGGCCTGCGGAAGCGCCGGAGGGCACGGGAGTCCTCAGCCCCCGGGAAGGGCCGTCACCGATCCATAGACGGGGATGCGCAACTCGGGAACATGGGAGCTGCTTGTCTTGACGATGACATAACCGCTCAGACGTGTTTTCCCTTCCCGGGGCGTAGCCTTGATGAGGATCTGAACGGCTTTGCCCGGCAGCAGAACATCGGAGGAAAGTTCCGCCTGGAGCTCGGGAGCTGTCACCTGGATCGAAGGGAACGTGATTTCTTTTTCTCCCTGGTTGGTCAGGGTGACACGGACCTCCTTCTCCACCTCCGGCTGCAGGAGACCCAGTTCAACCCGCTCGGGATCCTGCACGATTTCGGGCTTGACACTTCCGCGAAGAAAGAGCTGGATCACCGGCTTCAGCGGATCGTCCGTATACAAGTAGATGGT
Encoded proteins:
- the gshB gene encoding glutathione synthase — its product is MSVLTSVFIIDPPDRLDPPTDTSLALMRESINRGHRVFFCTLADLRLENSEPRARVQAVKFIPGKELFETESSVDFALGASDILYMRKDPPVNEVYLHATYLLDRLPARVLQVNPSRALRNHCEKLIPCHFPDLMPETVVTRNPNVLAAFLEKAGRMVVKPLEDCSGHGVITLTRDEPKPLARFSESTGDGERYVQGQMFLPQIAEGDKRVLLLGGEILGWIRRIPASGDFRSNVNAGGTCAACELTEGDRAICGRIGRWLVREGIHLAGVDIVGEKILEVNITSPSCLREMNELTGARLECRILDYLEALRPH